The genomic interval GCAGGTCCCAGCTCTTGGCCTGGACACACTGCCTCAAACTACATCCCATCCTGAAGAGGCAAACCGAATGGAAACCTGACCAGAACAATTCAGTCTCACAGTGATGCGCTCTGCACGTGTGTGCGTGGGCACGCAAACATACACACAACCACACGCACGATGCATACTCTCACCCATGCTCTAAGCCATGCGTTGCACACAAGTgggtgcgcgcgcgcacacacacacagacacacacacacacacacacacacacacacacacacacacacactccccatgTTCAGATGCCCTCGATGGCCCATCTCCCACCCGGCAGAGCACCAGTGGCCAGTGCCCCAGACTCAGTGTCGGCTGCTGACATGGAGGGTGTAGAAGGCCCAGGGCTCAGGGACGTAGATGACGCCCGGGTACTTCTTCCTGAGTACGGGGTCATTCCATAGCCAGGCGACCCAGAGCGCCACGAGCAGGAGGGTGAGGGcaaaggaggagaagaggaagaggccgTTGCTGTCCAGGAAGAGGCGCTTGCGCTTCTGGTGCAGGACAAGGGCCAGCATGGCGAAGAAGGTGAAGATGAAGAGGATGAAGATCTGGCCCTCGGTGACCAGGTACCTAAGGAGGCCCGTGGGTGAGTGGAGGTGGGTGCCGTGACAGCCCATCCTGCCCGGCATCCCTCCCTCTACCCAAGTACCAGGCTGCCCACCCAGTCGGTCAGAATAGCACGTCAAGCGAAGGGCTCAGGCAACCACTTCACTTTGAGCCATGGCCCATACGCAGCATATTGATTTGGCTTGTagagttactattttttaaagcgTTGAGTTTGTTGCCAGTATGTAAATAACAGATTACCTGCCAATGTGGAGTTCTGGTTTCCTTGCTCACGTTAGGCTTGTATTCTCACATAACAATAACTGATGAGGAGAAAGCAGCTGCTGCCTTTAGAGAGAGCATTGTTCTGCAGcttgccacagtccccaccactccctactGCCTCACTTGATGCCTGCTTCATGCATTTCTGTTACCAGCTTGGTTCCTAAAGGCATCTGGGTTTGGGAATGCAGTTTCAGCTGATGGGAGTTGTCATTATTGTCCCCTTGAAGGCTGGGACAGTCTCATCTCCCAGGGTTCTCTCCAGCTCTTAAGGCAGTACCTAGCATGTGGCCAGGAACTCAGTAACACTGGCTAGAGGGCTTCTGAGAGGTTATCTCGTCCACTCCCCTGCCTATAGAGAGAACCGCAATGCTGACCCATCCCACTCAAGGAACTACATAGCTCTGCAACTTAGTGGCTGTGTCACCTTGGGGAATTTACATGACATCTTGGAGCCTCTGTTTTCTTGCTCATAAAGGGGGCATAAATGGCCCTATCTCTCAAGAACTACGTACTTGGAAAAGCATATTGTTCAATAAACGGCCTCCTGTGGCTATCACTCTGGTAGTGATATGGGTAAGAACGGGCCGAAGCTCCTTCCCACGTCTCACCTCTTTCCCTCCAGCTGTAGCTGCCACCCATTCCTGTTAATCCTGCCCTCAGCGGGCATGTGGATTTTCCCTGGTGGAACCCCACTGCTGGCCAGGGGCAGCCCCTGGAGGTGGGCCGGAAGGAGCTGGCCCCAGGAGAGGAGGCCCTTTTCATTTGGCTGGAGCCTTCCCACCAGAGAAGGGCTAGTTGTTTCCAGGAAACCCACAATCCCCAGGGGAGCCTTTCTGCAGAGCGGAAGTGATAGAGGAGGGGGTAGGAGCCTGGCTGAGGCCTGGATCCTCTGGAATGGGAAGAGAGAGCTGGAGGGAAAAGGAAACCAGGCAGGGAGCCCCTGAGGCCATGGAATTCCCCACATATCTGTCCTTGTCATCTCCATGATgcttcacagtttacaaagccCCTTTCTCTCCCCCTGGATTCTCACCATGTCCTAAAAGGGAGACAGGcgggtattatccccatttcacagaggagtaAATTGAGGTCCCAAGGCCTTTACAGGGCCTGATGTCAGAGATGGCTTCTATTGGCCCCAAGGTTGCACTCTGAATGTGAAGAGGTCACACTCAGGCCTGGCTTCCTGGTCACAGAGTGGCCACCATAAGGCAGTCACAGTCCCCACtgaaagaggaggaagcagggacCTCAACAGGGAGAGTCTCACCTGGGGTCGCATAGCAGCCCTGTGGTCAAGAGCACATTTTCACTACCTGGCTCACTAAGGGCTCCCACGCTCCCCGCACCCCAGGTCCAGCGTCCACTCACCAGTAGTACAGGCCACTGGGCACCACCAGGAGCAGGGCTGCCCCTGGCATTGAGCTCTCAGCTTTGGTGGGAGTGAAGCAGCCGCTGAAGTACAtgaagaggatgaggaagaaggGGATGTACCTGCAGCAGGGAAGCCAGTGCTGAGCCGCCCAGCTGCCCCACCCAGGGCCTCTTCCCCGCCCATCCTTGTACTGGTTCCCTGCACCATCCTATGCAGTCTCACTTCATGGTTTACAAAAATGCCTGGTTCGGGTGGCACTCTTCCCTGGCAGCCCTTCCCGAGCAGGGGGTccaggagggaagcaggaagaTGAGGTCTGCTCCCTGAGCACATGCTGATCAGAGCCCTGCAGGCTGGGGGGGGTGCAGGGAGGGGCAGCTCCCTCCCAGGTGGCACTGGCCACCCCACTcactccgtgtgtgtgtgtgtgtgtgtgtgtgtgtgtgtgtgtgtgtgtgtgtatgtgtgtctgccTCATGTACGCTCCTTCATTTCTCCaggcctctcttcctctctgctcctcccGTCCCCAGCCTTCCAGGAAGCCCCTGACCTTCCAGGCCCCCGAACAGAGCCTAGAAACACAGCGTAGGGCAAGTGCGGCAAGAGTAAGCCCACCTCGCTCGGGAGTGGAGCcacccaggcccagggctggctCTCTCACTAGCTGTCAACCCATGGCCAAAACCCCCCCCACTGGCCCCCGCTTATCCTGTGTAAGGTGTGGGCCTGGAACAGATGACTGCCCCCAGCTTGGGCCCTGCGTCTCCTGTGGCTGAGCCCGCATTCGTGAGGTTTCCTCCACTGCGGgtgaaggggtgggagggaggcgctcCCCTGGGAGTTCAGAGGAGCGGGGGCACAGACAGCACCCTGCCGCCGCCCCACCCCCGACCTAGTCCAGCCGGACCTGCTCATCTTCCTCCCCGCCTCCATGCCCAAGACCGCAGCCCGACACGGCGGGGTCCCCATCCCCAACCCCAGGGTGGGGGAGATGTTTATCAGCGCTGCAGCCTCGGCCCAGGGAGGACAGCCACTCGCTGCCCTCTAGTGGCCGCCGCGGGCACCGCGGGCTGCCGGGAGCGGAAGGCGGCGGGGCGGGAGCCAGAGCTGAGTGACAGCGCTCCCGCCCGGGAAGAGCACGCCATTCCAGCCGCTGCGCTCGACACCTGGAGACCCCAGGCCCTTGTTCAGTGTCACCAAGGCCGGCGGCAGAGCTGGCTGGGGCCACGGGCCCCATTACTCACCACATGGAGTGGCCCAGGTACTCGTCGTAGTAGTAGAGCAGCTCAAAGGAGTCGATCTGGGGGCGGCAGAGGCGAggcaggggcagagggggagggactTCGGGGAGGGGCTTCAGGGGCGGTGCGGGACCCACGCAACCCGGCGGCCCCCCTCCCCACAATGCCCAGGCCTCTCCCAGCTGCCCTCAGTCCCTCCCTACCCGGAGGGGAGGGCCCTGGTGGGAGCCTACGTGCCACTTCCTAGTAACACAGGAGCATCCTAGCTTGGCGGGGCGGCCTGCCCTCATCTAGGGCACCGTGAGAGGTCGGGCAGCCTCTTTGGGCCCCAGGACGGACCGCAGTGCCGGGGTGGAGGCTCACCAGCGTCTCCGGCTTGAGATTCTTGATGATGGGGTTGTCGCGGACTGACAGGTGGTTCTGGTAGCCACTGAAGATCAGGCGGTGGTTTACAGAGTCACCCACCAGGTGGATGCTGGCGCCCATGATGAAGGTGATGATGCTGACATAGATCATGGAGCGCGGCAGGGTGCGTGGGGACCGCTCGATGAGCTGAGGTCAGAGGGAGGCCCGACAGCATGACCCCCGCCTCCACCATGATAGGAGACgccctctgcttccctccctcacacccagAGTGGGATGGATGCCGCCAGCTGGAACGTCACTCTCAAACTGGTGGGTCCCTTTAGTGGGGCCAGTCCAGCCTCCAGAGTCTCACAAGATTCCTGTGAACCCAGCAGGGGCCAGGGATCAGCACCCTCTTGTGCTGGAGAGGAAACACACTCAGCAGGGCCAgctctgcccaaggtcacacacacccACGGGCTGTGCTGGAGGTGACACAGGCATCCAggctccaggccctgccctccctccacccccagttcTGCTCCTGGGTCACTGGGCTGGCCTGTTGAGGAGACCCTCCCATTTCTGAGCAACTGAGCAatccaagcaaacaaaaatgaaaacgaCAGGGATGCGGCAGGTGCTTCTGAAACTAAATTCTTTTACTAAAGACCCTCTGAATTCTGAGATTACACCTTCCCTATTTTTTGGAGATCTGAAATGTCtctctaaaaacaaaatgatgggGACAGTAAACAGTGATAGGTTTAAGAGCCCTCATGTGGCAAAATGCAAAGCCAGCATTGCCGAGAGCTACCTTGGAGATAGCCATCACCCAGATATCTATCTCCCGCGGCTATCTAGGAGATAGCTCTGTGTTCCCAGTGGTATCTCAGAGTCAGGGATCTCCAGGTCAGAGGAGAGAGTTCACCCTCCTTTGCTGCCCTTCCTGCCACCTGGCCCCCACCTGCCTTCCCAACTGGTCCCTGACCTCGCCCTGGGCGATCCAGCCACTCCTTCCACCTCAGCCTCCCCAGATGTATTAT from Physeter macrocephalus isolate SW-GA chromosome 11, ASM283717v5, whole genome shotgun sequence carries:
- the CLN6 gene encoding ceroid-lipofuscinosis neuronal protein 6 isoform X1 produces the protein MQPALSTGSGRAGSAAMAHGPSRSAACGIFLDWGTNPCRLHRQADSQPLRHQGSSSLFSFLMHSSVKADEAASTAPFHFDLWFYFTLQNWVLDFGRPIAMLVFPLEWFPLNKPSVGDYFHMAYNIITPFLLLKLIERSPRTLPRSMIYVSIITFIMGASIHLVGDSVNHRLIFSGYQNHLSVRDNPIIKNLKPETLIDSFELLYYYDEYLGHSMWYIPFFLILFMYFSGCFTPTKAESSMPGAALLLVVPSGLYYWYLVTEGQIFILFIFTFFAMLALVLHQKRKRLFLDSNGLFLFSSFALTLLLVALWVAWLWNDPVLRKKYPGVIYVPEPWAFYTLHVSSRH
- the CLN6 gene encoding ceroid-lipofuscinosis neuronal protein 6 isoform X4; this encodes MEAAARRRQHPGAAGGSGAQSDASFLQARHSSVKADEAASTAPFHFDLWFYFTLQNWVLDFGRPIAMLVFPLEWFPLNKPSVGDYFHMAYNIITPFLLLKLIERSPRTLPRSMIYVSIITFIMGASIHLVGDSVNHRLIFSGYQNHLSVRDNPIIKNLKPETLIDSFELLYYYDEYLGHSMWYIPFFLILFMYFSGCFTPTKAESSMPGAALLLVVPSGLYYWYLVTEGQIFILFIFTFFAMLALVLHQKRKRLFLDSNGLFLFSSFALTLLLVALWVAWLWNDPVLRKKYPGVIYVPEPWAFYTLHVSSRH
- the CLN6 gene encoding ceroid-lipofuscinosis neuronal protein 6 isoform X3; this translates as MAHGPSRSAACGIFLDWGTNPCRLHRQADSQPLRHQGSSSLFSFLMHSSVKADEAASTAPFHFDLWFYFTLQNWVLDFGRPIAMLVFPLEWFPLNKPSVGDYFHMAYNIITPFLLLKLIERSPRTLPRSMIYVSIITFIMGASIHLVGDSVNHRLIFSGYQNHLSVRDNPIIKNLKPETLIDSFELLYYYDEYLGHSMWYIPFFLILFMYFSGCFTPTKAESSMPGAALLLVVPSGLYYWYLVTEGQIFILFIFTFFAMLALVLHQKRKRLFLDSNGLFLFSSFALTLLLVALWVAWLWNDPVLRKKYPGVIYVPEPWAFYTLHVSSRH
- the CLN6 gene encoding ceroid-lipofuscinosis neuronal protein 6 isoform X2, whose product is MQPALSTGSGRAGSAAMAHGPSRSAACGIFLDWGTNPCRLHRQADSQPLRHQGSSSLFSFLMHSSVKADEAASTAPFHFDLWFYFTLQNWVLDFGRPIAMLVFPLEWFPLNKPSVGDYFHMAYNIITPFLLLKLIERSPRTLPRSMIYVSIITFIMGASIHLVGDSVNHRLIFSGYQNHLSVRDNPIIKNLKPETLIDSFELLYYYDEYLGHSMCGCFTPTKAESSMPGAALLLVVPSGLYYWYLVTEGQIFILFIFTFFAMLALVLHQKRKRLFLDSNGLFLFSSFALTLLLVALWVAWLWNDPVLRKKYPGVIYVPEPWAFYTLHVSSRH
- the CLN6 gene encoding ceroid-lipofuscinosis neuronal protein 6 isoform X5, with amino-acid sequence MQPALSTGSGRAGSAAMAHGPSRSAACGIFLDWGTNPCRLHRQADSQPLRHQGSSSLFSFLMHSSVKADEAASTAPFHFDLWFYFTLQNWVLDFGRPIAMLVFPLEWFPLNKPSVGDYFHMAYNIITPFLLLKLIERSPRTLPRSMIYVSIITFIMGASIHLVGDSVNHRLIFSGYQNHLSVRDNPIIKNLKPETLIDSFELLYYYDEYLGHSMWYIPFFLILFMYFSGCFTPTKAESSMPGAALLLVVPSGLYYWQQLLSPHQLLLCENTSLT